A segment of the Mytilus trossulus isolate FHL-02 chromosome 12, PNRI_Mtr1.1.1.hap1, whole genome shotgun sequence genome:
aacgttttaatgggcccaaaccttctccctttttctgaaacaatagcataacatcacaacatataaaaacatacgataaaatatcaattagcagacttaactcaatcaaaaaacgtatgattacacaaagaacgaataaacatgaatgttaagtttcatgaaatgtATAAGCGGTTCTCAAGTTACAGAGCAACATATAGAAGCCCGGCGGACGGACATACGCCGTACATTTGTATACTATAATACATCCCGTCAAAAtgttgacgggcgtataaaaaaagCGTAGTGCGCCTGTATGTCAGAAGGAAATCtgatttgtatgtttttgtcgAGTCTTgactttagtaaaaaaaaaaagcgagactaaacgatcctacattccgtcggcttcggcggcggcggcgtctacaaatattcactctgtggttaaagtttttgaaattttaataaccgtttcttaaactattttggatttctaccaaacttggacagaagcttgtttatgctCATCAGATAGTTTCAAgaagtttttataaaatataagattCATAAACTGTTCTgggtttttaccaaacttggtaATAAGTTTCTTTCAATGAAAAGATAGTATCAACaggaatattttattgatttatttcctaatgtttgttgagcctgcgattaacagaaagaataggcgagacactgggttccacggaacccttacgaatttttttaacaaattttctgtttaacaTATTGTATGCgataatttatgaaataatgacTGTGGTATATTCATttctcactgttgaaggccgtgggGTGATTTATGGTGaaaacttctgtgtcatttgatttCTTGCGATGAGTTGTCTCATCCCTACGTATTCAAAATGGCGATTAACTGGAAACCACAGAGTATATCAGAATTTGTAAAAACGTTCCACGACAACAAGTCAAACTGACGACGGACGACTACGAAGTAATACCATTTTACGAACCGACATAAGATATATTTCTCtgttgacaaatttattatttacatgaaatatttacaaaatacactTCAGAAAATACTTCTtcgttctgatttttttttacaactatacatttattatatatatagtatccAACCTTAATCCATCAacgttaagggcatacgatacagttttgatcctgtatttacaagttcgtgaaaatttgcatataggctattttttacctgattaaatcaaatatgtaataaaaaatttaccttcatgtgctactttttgagtaaaatgaggtcgacattttgtataattgttcaaaattcagatttgtgcccgtaatttctttttcgaaagaaagacataactttttttttttataaaagataaacacaaattgttttttgttaaataattggtaatttctgtattttataagtatcttaaaaaatgatgcatttttaaaatcagaaataacacatatgtatcaaatgttcatgaattgaggaaaatacgtaattttttgctgcatgtttaccaaaattaaaaaaaaatcctctatttacagttttataaaatttgagtCACATAATCTCTcttcaaaatgaaacaaattgctgttttcaaaaataggggtccatgaactcgttttcaaattaaatcagtttgaatgataaaaatcagtcgaaaaatgcatcttttcccgatatgtcacagtttgacgtcgcgaaaataacattttacgttagcaacgtcgttacctcccctgtaactgtatcgtatgcccttaacccAACAGATAGGAGGATACCCGTGTAATCAGACCAGGCagaagctagcgaacaatagctagcgaacaataagccagcgaacaataaACGACAGAACCACCATACAAGCATTTATAGTCAACACTATCAGAAAGAGTTCCAATCGTCGGACGGGGAATATGAAGGCTTCCAAGAATGAACAAGTGACATGTCTGACTCTGAACAGTTAGTAAACGGACTATCTACATCGACCGCTTGttcttgatattttaaaactgcaTGCATATACGTATACGTTTATGATAGTGATGAGCTTTTGTGTCTGACGAAAACTAAATTCCTGCATGGTTATATCTCGCCATACGTTTATATTGGTTTGGTAGGTGATCactcaaaatcgttatttaaaaatcatgtttgtaATATGTAGATTCACTTCAATACcgatctgtgattttactatgttcataacttcgatgaaccaaagcaagttaaatatcgacctgtatttaattcaaaatggttctatttttcttcttttggtatacaatagtccatCGACATCCCATGATAAGATACTGTTGTCATGCGAGGACTGAGTCTAGTccatttacaaaactttaacccaaattaaacaaaatgcatgtttctttcttatgttcaatgtaaaaatgccggtatataattttaaattgctaTAGTTCCGTAACGTTCTATCCAGGCGTATAAACGAATGGTTGACAAGtgcgtatatttttgttaaatcaatatttcttgtATGTTTCAAACTGTTCTTCACTTTTGACAATGAGACGAGTACTTATATTTTCTCAAATTTACTCTtggaaatttttttattttatcaaatcttttttttttttaaattatttagatttttataaataatattctttacaccagaaatgttatttataaacaagcgtatgagttttAGTAATATTGACTAGTATATATCACTatcggacacgcaagacagagatgtatattatacacccgacaggaaatcgcttgaatacctggacgtgtcacctcacaatacctttggaagtaatacctttagccatgcagGTGATCAGACAAGGGAAGGTccgaattttaaaaataagtttattacataaaagaattatgaacaaattagattttcgaaaacaaatttcacggaacacttatttatgatcatttatGACTTTGAACTATGACCTTTTAACCAATTCCCatataaacagttaaaaacGACATGCAAACCTTGGttacttacaaaaaaaaacacattttccgTATCAAATTAGTAAGTCGAATAatacaaccgtacgattgacaagatatccaCTCGCAATAACGATTACATAAGGTtactgttttggtcttttgtggttCAAAGACATATCGTGGCCAAAAACGGAAAAAATGGTCAAAGATGGTCAAACTTGCGGCACGcagagaattgatactctaattttaaaatcgatggtgatctcttgtCTAGCAGAATAGAATTTAAAATCaatgaatttgagcatttttacaGAATAGACATAATATCAATTCAtgagtttgatttttttgcggaGTTTCCCTTTAAGCAAATTGTTTAATCTCGAAagaaatgcatcttttcccgatatttcacagtttgacgtcgcgcaaaataacatttacggcagcaattttaaatgtgtcaaaaagaacGAATTCTTCAAttattaagtaagaaaatttcTGTCAAAAATCATTACATAGGAAACTTTTATTCAGGTCATATAATATGTGATAAGACTGATAATAAAATACTATTTCAATGTCATGCAATAAGGTTTAAAtgcaaaaagtttttaaaagaaagagTTTAATGTCTGCTTTTTTAGATTAATTCTGCGAAtgttttttgtctgtaaaaacATCAAACAGAGAGATAAAGAAATCGCAACTAATTGAATAAAATGGAggattgaaatggggaatgtgtcaaagagacaacaatccgaccaaatttcagaaaatggTGCGTCTAAACACGACTAAGGACTCTAAGTGCACTAATGAGTTATAATATGGTACTAAGGACTAAAAGGGGTGCTGTACAATGCAAACACATTTCTAATCTAGATAGATATTaatatttaatgcatatattcaaatttagtcAATAAAAGATCATAAACGATTATAGAACAATGCCGTGCCGGTTTTCGTTAATTTTTCCGAAAATCACTGAACTATTAGACACGTGTCAAATTTCATAACTGATAACACTTTATTAccttaacaaatgaaaaaaataattatttggataCAAAAATTACCctgacattcaaatatatttaccataaaaatatgttttaaatttttgaaatatcatttaatatgCATCGGTTCatgattaaatgaaaatatatagtaaattgttaagatgttttatttcaggaaGGAAAATAATGTTTGCATCGAGAAAAATAGCCCCTCTCTTATAAATGCTAAATTGGGGCTTAAATTTGGACACCAATCGCGAGGTTTGACTGCCATAAACAACAGATTACGAATAGCAAACAGTGGATCTACCAATTGATATGTATGAAAGACAACGACGGACACAAATTTATTGCACtgtaaaatttcaactatcattAAGATCGATTTTTCAAATCTCCTTATCAAATAAGAcctgcattttaaaaaaagatgggATATCTATTACCCTTTTAGTTTCAAATTGGAATTAAAAATTGCACTTTCCCAAAGAGTTTTAGGTAAAATCCCGAGAATCTTACCTCTTAGAAATCTGATGTttggaaatatttatgaattttctgACATACTTGAAATTGTATATaagagataaaaacaaattcagtatgtttactgtacaaacaaacaacagacaCCAATTGTGTcagttatattgtttaattcatttttactgagaaaaaaatttgattaattgattattcagtggttgtttaaacgtccagtggcaaaagTTTCATGCATATTAAGTTTTCTTAACTAGTTCTAATTAATTTGTACGAATCAAATTTTCTgacaaaataatatcttttgCTCTAAATTAACATATACGATTCTGATAACAATGGATAATATAAGGAACATTTGTaacttacataaaaaaaaaaagaaattttgattgTTTGGTCAGTTGTTTTGTCAGTTCGCTCGTGTCAGTCGGATCACTGATTTTCGGCAATATCAAGGAAAAACCGACACGTTCTAAATAATGTTCAACTACTTGTACTCATTTATTGGTGAGATTAACCTAATATGTCCTGTTGATAAGTATATATgtacaaaagtacaaaaatttGCAGTGCATGTTAACATACAAGAATCAAATACTTTCTGCTATGCTTGTAGTGAATACGAAAACAGCTTACTaatttttagatatatacatataaacccatcaaagtgaaaaattatataacatgaaaataaaaatacatagatCATTCATTTATTGCAATCAATTATATCAAACATGTAGTTGAAATAATTTCTAGAACCAGTCACTGTCTATAAATATAATGCGTCGGACATTGTATGCACAAAAATAAGATTAAGATTTTTTcctgtatgaaataaaattagtttagGGTTTCGCGGAACACATTGTCTCGCCTTCGTTTGCCGTAAACTTGAACTCTCAGGCTGAACTTTAATCAAGACACTATGTTTTGATTGTTAggagcttctgtctaagttcaGAAACATTTCCGGTGCCTATACGACTTCAATTTAGTTATTTGAATCTGAGCTGgcaaaataacataatatctATTATGCTGGTATCGACAAAACAGCTACAAGTATTGCCTTTAATTAGAatgcatatcaattttaaatactaTTCTAAATATAATAGCTTTGAGAATCGTGTAAAAAGCGTTCGTTGTTCATTCGTCAATGAATCATTCAACGTGCGTGTATCGTGTATTTATTATTCATCGTgcatcgtgcgtgtatcgtgtaTTTATCATTCATCGTGCATCatgcgtgtatcgtgcgttcATCATTCATCATTCATTTTGCGTTAATCCTTCGTGTAACGCTCATCGCTcatcgtgcgtgtatcgtgtaTAGTGCGTGTaccgtgcgtgtatcgtgcattcaccgtgcgtgtatcgtgcgtgcgtgtatcgtgcgtgtggtcagtttgaattttagaaGGTCTGTACCTGTAGAGACACTATGTGATGATAATGATGGAGTCTGTATTAAAATTATTCCCATATAAAATGGGAAGGctaataaaaatgtaacacaggCAAATGTTGGTAGTGCTatagcccaatatctgaaaaaacaaatagaagATAGATAATAATATTGTACAGCAAGCAAAACTGTCATAGACTAGAACTGATATAGGAAATGCCCCAAAAAAAGGCACCGTCTAATATTAAACTATAGTCTCCAGGGAATggtatgtcagttaactgctggtagtctgttgttatttatgtattattgatattttaattattttcttttgttacatcttttgacatcggactcagacttctcttgaactgaatttaatgtgcgtattgttttgcgtttacttttctacattggctagaggtatagggggagggttgagatctcataaacatgtttaaccctgctgCAATTTTtcgactgtcccaagtcaggagcctctgacctttgttagtcttgtatgagttttagttttagtttcttgtatataattcagagtttagtatgatgtccattatcactgaactagtacatattttttaggggccagctgaaggatgcctccgagtgtgggaatttctcgctgaagacctgttggtgaccttctgctgttgtctcttctatggtcgggttgttgtctctttgacacattccccatttccattctcaattttatgaaggTACAACAGGTCCCAAATCTGGAACTcaggaaaattttaaatataagtttataaaagaaaagaaagggTGAAAAAGGGTCAAAATCCAGAAATCTTACAAAtcgtaaacaaaaattatgcatgcaataataaaaacatttccaATGAATAATGCTTAATGATTTTAGCAGAATGGTTCAGAAATATCAACATGGTTTTTGAATGCGATCTAGCCTCTTTCAAAGGTTCTAGACTTAAACTTTGCTATGTCAGACACCACTTtatataaaagactcatcagtgggtCTCTTATAAAAAGAGTtgcaaatcaaaatatattatatagaaaaaagaatTCAGTGACCCAAAACAAtctgaaacaagaatgtgtccatagtacatggatgccccactcgcactatcatttggatagtgaaatttgggtcaatactttaatttggcattaaaattagaaagatcatagggaatatgtcaactaagtttaaagttgattggacttaaacttcatcaatacctaccttgatcaaaaactttaacctgagctttTTTTgcactatctttttctttgttcagtggaccgaatttggcattaaaattagaaagattatatcatggggaacatgtgtactaagtttcaagttgatcatgttgattggacttcaactttatacaaaactgccttgaccaaaaactttgacctgaaacaggacgaacggacgcacagacaaACGAATAAACAGAGGCAaagaccagaaaacaaaatgcccctctactattgtaggtggggcataaaaattctGCCAAATACACTTAAGGCAATCTACCTTAATATAAGTAAAGAATGTTCTTACTTTTGAGGTAGATAAGTTAATCCTATTGCATATAACCACTCATCTGGAACATAGGCCCATATAACATAGGTaactacaaataaaaacaatcattgTGATAACATGGTTAACTCTACATGCTTAGCATTCGACAGATCAAATTACAGCAACTACTGTAAACTTTTGCAAATTTATATACCatataaataatacattataattttattttttttcaaacatccCAAGAATATAAGTTATTGTAATTCCTTGTGACTATTTCCCTGCTcagatacatttttgttttcaaagcaTGGCTTTGTGATGAAAGGAGAGCACTTTTTAGTGCTGTTACAATGTGAGAGTATAACTTCTTAGAGGCATCACAGtttgaaaatagaacatatataTGCAATCATCTGGAAGGACAAACAAGCATAAAATATGTCTAAATCATGaggcaaaaagtataatcaatATAAACTTATGATTTATGACTAGATTAttaagaatttattattttcaaggatttcaatttttgtgaaTTAAAAGAAtggatatttgaatttaatgcATTGATTTGCACAAATTTGTGTACAAGGTTAAGCTTGTTTAAGGAGGCTCACGGGTAccaaaatttcagcaaaaaaataaacatttgttttttcattacaaattttattcattacacTATAAGTTATTACTTTATACTATagtatggtacaaaaatcaaccacAAAATTGATTCAGTTTGGcaccagatgacttttaaaatgtttgtagcattgaaaaagctccaaattatctccctttggtgcaaaacaaaacctttttttggcaataaaagtgaaatatcGTTAACtcaacggtgacctatatttttttttattgttttcaaataagctgtacataaactaaataattgtaaaatttaagccatttctgtaatttagttcttttttcaTGTCGATATaccggtgaccccattttttttatttcatttttctattttatagaaaaatatatcaaaatcctattatattaaaacaaaaaactgattGACACCCATGAGCCCccttaacttttaaatttgttgtttacCTTTACCCAGAATAGCAATGAAAATTGTTATTCtgcaaataataataaatccaaCAGATTATCAGGTTTACTTCAAAcacatatcataaaatattatatttataagaaaaggTGATAGGGAAAAGTGTTATCATGTGATATCTTCTTAAATAACTTACAATCACCAAGAAAGAATTCTAACTAAAATTTAAGTGTATACTGTATTGTATTGGTTAATATGTATGTTCTCCAATAAGTGTTAAAAGGCTTCATATTGTGTTGAACAACtaatattctaatatgacgttcttcTTTAGTTTTGTGTACAAAGCTATGTTCTAATTCAAATAGAACATAGGCTGCAAgtgattgacgtcacaattgaaattgtAACATaagatgaattttgaacaacgcaATAGatcaaaatggacatttttgttggtgttactcgctaggaaattaaataaaaacattctaaaagaaagtttaaatgtttctgttctttttttattgataaactgttgatttttctataacatttttgttcatcaaatcaaaatggtgACATTTCGAGCGTCTACTATAGGTCCGCTTCGAAgtacaaaagttcaaaatattcctattagaatcgaaaataattctatcatgccatgctctatgttcattttaacatgggtaggcattatatttgtaaacatttaatacctTGCTAATGCTCagtattaagatattaacaaatataatgcctacccatgttaaaatgagcatagagcatggcatgaacaaattatttcttaattttacaatatcaatatgcagtcAACCAGATAAATGATTTATCAGATTGTATTCTGTATTTCGCATAATATAAACTTATATGTAAGTACAACAGTCAATAATCTCCCTTGTATTTCcttgtttacatttaaatcataatgacaattttgttccagaaatagaaaatatcaataatttatttgtttcttgttttctttgtttcaccagcaaACCTGAAGAACACTTGACATGTTATAAACTTTTATATGTAATGCCAATGTATAGAAGACACTTGGTATGCTGACATCTGAATGTCGTCAGTTTTTTGTGTTGTTCCGTTGCTGTGTCAAAGATGAATTTGCCCACATCTTTATCTATTTATAACATATCCCTGTACAAgataagggacgacatcaaaagttcaatgtaggatgaaaaacttaatttacatagttttttcactaaCCCCCCTcacccctcttaacttaatttgggaaaaattgatttacctatatagatatatgtaaaatggattttggattaacaaaacttgcagccaTGTTGaaacccccacccccaaactatttgatttaagttttttatcctacaacgatcttttgatgtcgtccctaagaTGATACTTACAAAAGATAACATATGACAGGAGGTAAAGTACAAAGCCATAAATAGCTCTCTCCGGTGTTGGTGATGGCGAATGCTCAGGCATCGTCAACTCtgtttaataattgttttcatcATATCATATCTTAAAGCCTCTCTGAAAgtaaagtaaaatgtaaaagttCTTTTCAATTATAGTTTAATCATCATGTTTTGAATCTTTAGTACCAATTAAGGTGGTCTTTAGTAccaattaaggtggtacctaacactacagggagataactgtGTCAGCTAAATGctttaattatgttgtgttgtaaaaggaatatcaagcttctcaatgatcaaaattggcgtttttcaaattgctatatgtaaccagtgtaatttttctgacaaaacagttgattcaaaaattttgaaatttttatatttttgtaaaagggtcatagtaaatactttgacaaaatttcataaaaattaaaggagccaaattaattttagtgaaagtgttgggtaccaccctTATCTTTCATAATTAAGACTTAAATCAAGATTTGCAAAACAGAAAGTACATGATCATACAAAGTTAGTAATCAAGCATTTCACAAAAAACATACTTCTACAAattgattaaacatgttaaaggtaGTATCATAATTTGTTCTAACATGTAAATAACTGTTATAAATTATAGCCctatgttttttaaattgtggAATGCAAACCCCCATTTTAAAGCTCACAGCACAGGAAACTATAAAactgaatttattaaaaataaattatcaca
Coding sequences within it:
- the LOC134692982 gene encoding phosphatidylinositol N-acetylglucosaminyltransferase subunit P-like — translated: MPEHSPSPTPERAIYGFVLYLLSYVIFFTYVIWAYVPDEWLYAIGLTYLPQKYWAIALPTFACVTFLLAFPFYMGIILIQTPSLSSHSVSTDSYTRRRPSEDIPEDAIPPLYDLTTEEINQMLQITNDKKYH